A region from the Lysobacter antibioticus genome encodes:
- the rpsL gene encoding 30S ribosomal protein S12, producing MATINQLVRKPRQATTYKSASPALANCPQRRGVCTRVYTTTPKKPNSALRKVAKVRLTNGYEIISYIGGEGHNLQEHSVVLIRGGRVKDLPGVRYHTVRGSLDAAGVAKRRQSRSKYGAKRPKS from the coding sequence ATGGCAACCATCAATCAGCTCGTCCGCAAGCCGCGGCAGGCGACCACCTACAAGAGCGCCTCGCCGGCGCTGGCGAATTGCCCGCAGCGTCGCGGCGTTTGCACCCGCGTTTACACCACGACCCCGAAGAAGCCGAACTCGGCTCTGCGCAAGGTCGCCAAGGTGCGCCTGACCAACGGCTACGAAATCATTTCGTACATCGGCGGCGAAGGCCACAACTTGCAGGAGCACTCGGTGGTCCTGATCCGCGGCGGTCGCGTCAAGGATCTGCCGGGCGTGCGCTACCACACCGTGCGCGGCTCGCTCGACGCCGCCGGTGTCGCCAAGCGTCGCCAGAGCCGTTCCAAGTACGGCGCCAAGCGTCCGAAGTCCTAA